In Podospora pseudocomata strain CBS 415.72m chromosome 4, whole genome shotgun sequence, the genomic stretch ATCGCGACGAGGTCTTCCGCGCCATCAAGAACGCCAAAGGCCGCGAGCGCCAGCGACAGAGCAAACGGTTGAAGGATGCGAAGTCGACCCCGGATAAGAAGGCGAGGATAGAGAAGGAGATTGTTGTTCTTAACGTGGGTTTTGATAGATATTCTTGTGAGAGGCGATACATGATACTGATGCAAGTACAGTCCCTGGACCTTCACCAAACCGCCCATGCCCACCTTTGCTCGTCCCTCCTCCGAGTCAAGAGTATCGCCGAACATGAGAAGTTGCCAAACGAGATCAAAAGCGGTGTGCCGAAACCTGAGCTcaccgaggaggaaagaGCGGCGTTGCACAATGTCACCAGCGCGCTGTACAGTCATGCGGGTGTGAAAGATGCGGTTGCTAAGGCGCTGGAAGATGTCTGCAAGGCGCTGGGTGTTTCCGTtccggagaagaagggcaggggaaagaaggagaggcttgaagagaaggagggagtaAAAGAAACGTCAGAgccgaagaaggcgaagagcgacaagaaggaaaagaaagagaaggataCCAAACaggacaaggtcaaggacctCCCAGTAGCAGATGAcagcgagggagaggacgaggacatcAACTACGGAGAAGATGTAGACGAAACTGTCGTCTCCCGCATGGCCGACCTCCTCGGCTCAAGCtcagaagacgaagacgacgaagaagagaaaaTGAAGCTCGCAAAAcgccaaaccaaaacaaagaAAGCACTACCAAAAGAGCTGGATCCAATGGAAATCACGTCCGACGAAGAAGGTGGCGACGAGGCAGATTCTGACGACGATTCCGATGACGACCTCGACCCGATGCAAATAACCGACGATGAGGCCGACGAAGAAAACGACAATGAAGAAAGCGAGGACGAATTTGGCGGCTTCAGTGATTCCAACCAAAGCTCAGCCAgtgacagcgacagcgaagaagaaaaggaagaggaagaccaACAAAGCGACGCCTCGTCATCGGCACAGTCTCCGCCGCCAAAGAAGAGCAAAAGAGCCGCCAAGGTCGAAGTAAACGGCTCAACCTTTCTGCCGTCCCTAATGGGAGGCTACATTTCGGGCTCGGAATCAGCCTCGGACGTCGACCTCGCTCCCACCCGCAAGAACCGCCGTGGTCAGCGGGCGAGACAGGCCATCTGGGAAAAGAAGTTTAAGGAACAGGCCAAACACCTtaagaagcagcaggaaaAGCGGGATTCGGGCTGGGATCTGAAGAGGGGTGCTGTGGATGGAGACAACAAGCCGTGGAAGAAGGGTATCAAGAACCCCTTCAAAGCTACGGGTGCGAACGATGTggctgtcaagaaggaggaggagccgccgAAGAAGGATAGGAAAAGAGATGATCTTGGCACGTTGCATCCCAGttgggaggcgaggaggttggccaaggagaaggagaagcttACTGCTCCGTTTGAGGGGAAGAAGATCACTTTTGACTAAGTTTTGTTGGATTGTTCTGGTGAGAGGTAGCCTGCAGGTGCTGTCGCTCACGATCAGAAAGGGACGGAAGTAATCATGGATCAAGTCGGTCTTGATGTTAGTTATGGGTGTACCACTGAACTAAGAAGCAAGTGTAAATCTTGCTGTCCCAAACGCCCCCCATCAAGTGTCAGGTTTGCCCTCGCGTGCATGTGGGCTTAGTTAGGCAGTCAACAGACCTTGGGAAATATTTGAGAGCTGCTGAGTGTGATATCAATAGGCTTTCGCTCGATAAAGGGCGCGGAGTTACAGACGCTTCATTATTTGAGTCTCTTTTATCAATAAGCCTGACGTATATAGTACATTTAAAATGAGCTAACAAACGCTGGCTCCCCTtgacccccctttttttctcggTAGCTTAAGTATCGAGGATGGGGAGAtcttaggtaggtaggtgtctAAGCACACTGTGTGCTATGAGAAGGGATATTTGAAAATGCCAGGCAGAGGGTGTTTGGTAATGAGGTACGAAGGCCTGTTGGATATCTGTAGAGGCGTACTAATCTATGTTTAAGTATGATTAAATATATTTAAAGCAAAAGGCCTATTAATTATCCTCGAAAGCTAATTAATTATAGCCAACTAAAAAAAAGTCGTGGCTAAAATACTTATTGAAACTATTTAGAATTAAAGTAAGTCAGAAATAAAATAATATTAAAATATAAGTAAGGTATGGTAAACATTTATTATATTATTAATATAGTTAAGAGGGCCATAGGATTTAGAGGAAAAGGATTTATTACTTTAACGATGAAAATAGGGGTACATAAGGGGTGGAGTAGCAGGAAGATTCTCCTCATGACTTTTGCACAAATTACCTATTCTCCAATAGTTAATAGGTAACGCTAATGTGTAATTTAGCTGGTACATGACCCATGCATCGCTTTATGTTATTTTCTAGATTCAAGGTACTGTAGGATGTTCATGTTGCGCCACAGTCGTTCTCTCCCAGATTTTGAATTTGCATATATCAGATGAGAAGTTTTTCCAGTCACGACTTCTAAAGACTTGGTATACATAAGGTCAGCAGGTTCTTGGGTCCTTGTCTTGAGGTGTAAGACTCACTCAGTTCCCTAAGCTTTGCCAGAGTCTGAACAAGGTCTCTTTTGAAAAGGGGCTCCATGGCAGCTGAGGATCCAAATACACGATACTGAAATTGAGCTAAATGCCCATTTCAAGTAGAACCTTCTGCTTGACTATCTGAATTGTCTCTCAGATTCAAACCTTCCACTGAAGCAGCCGTTCCTGCCAGTCCGAAGCACTTCTGGGTCACAGGTTAATGTAAATAGGACTTCCTCTCGTCACTGGCCATATTCAAATTGCACCTTCTTCAGATCAGTCAAATTTGCAGTCTCTCTCAATAGATGCTGAAGTTCATTCCTCTTCCATCCACCTACAAAGAGTTTCTCTCGTCGTGAAGATTAGCAGTCTCTTCTCAAGCTAGATGCCAGAatctctcctcttccacatATCTACAAAtacttcctcttcccacctCTCATCTTGTGCTCTCGTTCAAACAGTCTGAATCACCAACTACtaacctccttcctcttaTCATCCAGTTAGGCAGAATCGCACTTTCCTCATGCCAGTCGAATTCCCAATCTCTTTTCAGGCTTGCCAAactctttcttctcccaccGCCTTACAAATActtcctctctccctcccatctcaAGTTTCTCACCCAAACAGCCTTGGGTCCTAGGTCGCCAGACAGTCTGAACCACCGCGGGCTTCTGTAGCCTATCTTTACACTCCACCTTTCCATCCTCGCTACTCAATTTTATCTCTACTCACACTCCCTATCGGCTCCCACAACCGACTTTCGTAGGTAACCTACTTCCATGACTTTTGTCGACCTACCTCCACAGCGAGGTCCAGTTTCTGACCTACTCCATAAGTCTTCATCTCGGCAACCTCTCTCATCGCCATTCAATCTCTCACCTTGCTCCTGCCCCCTGaaacatcatcctccaaagCAGTTCCCAACGACAAAAATCCTGCCTATCACCATCGCAACAACAGGCAGGAGGGCTTCTCCTATCAGCAGAATCTCCCGTTTTCTTCCCTCCAGCTTTGTTATCGTTCCTCAGCCTCTGGACTGATCTCACGACCATCTATTAACCCACATCTCTTCTCTCAAAAGTCTTCTTATTTCCTTCTATTGCTTTCAACTGAGCGAGGCCTTCTCAGCTCCTTTTGCCATCTCTTCAACTAGATCTCTCTGTCTGGGTCTACCTACCCATCCaaaccatcaacctcacGCGTATCGACGGATCCAACAAGACATCAGGGTTATTAACCGAGGCGTATCAACTTGCAATTCAGGCCTGATTTGTTTATGGTGTACGTCTTTTTCATCTTTGAAAGAGGCCTAACAATGGATAATaacgacggtggtggtggtggtggtggtggtgatgcagggggaggagaggcacCTGGGGGTAGATACTGCGTCATGCCAGGCTGTAACCTACGGCAGGCTCAGAGAAGGCTACTCCTGCAGGGGGAAAACGAGCGGTTGCACGGGGAGctgagggaggcgagggaggagcttgcgggggagagggccgagaaggagaagttgagggagagggtgagggtgttggaggcgaggttgggGCCGGGGGGGTTGCATACTGAGCGGGTAAGTTTGCTTTGATTCAGGGGGAAATCCAGGGGCTAACCAACAATGAATACAGACGTGGCAGGGTTTGCTCAGGGACTTTCTCACTGGTGTGCCGGGGTTGACGTATCGGATGGTTTTTAAGCAGAgtgccaaggaggagaacATGAGTACGCTGGTTACTTGGAGGCATCCTGATTTGAGGTTTGTGCCGGGggtgcgggtggtggtggaggaaagTGAAGAGGAgagtggtgaggagggaagTGAGAGTgggagtgaggagggagagggtgaggaggaggaggaggaggaggaggaggaggaggaggagggggaaggaggtgatgatgacaacgAGCTGCCAGGAGCAATGCTGGACACCCTGATGGGCATATTGACACGCACCCCTCAGAAGGCTGTCGTCAAGTACGCCAAGCCCTTCCCCTTTGAGAAGCTCCCCGGGTTCATCCAGCTTGACATCTTCATGAAAGTCCTCTTCAAAGACGGTCAGCTGATCCACTGCGTCTCCCGACTGGAcgccttccaccccccttccaccttcccccccgaGGAAGAGCTGGAGCGACGGTCTGGACTGCGgcacttcttcttctggggcCCGGAAAAAGACTGCTGCGTCAACACCGACGGCCACGAACCCGCCGAGGTGCTCGCTTTACTCCAAGTCTCCAAACGGTTCCTCTTTCTGGGCACGCACGTCTTCTACGGGCTCAACACCTTTGCCTTTTCATCCCTGGGCGAGTTTCATCGCTTCTGTCAGGGGAGCGGGGttgcgagggtggagaggatcCAGCATGTTGAGATTGTCTGGACGGGCAACCAGCACCTCACGGCACCGACATACAGGCGGGTGGCGGCgaatggcgaggaggttggcgcGCCCATGGTGCCGTTCTCGCGGAGGACTCACGCGTTGAGCTGGCTGGTTGATatgaagaggttgaagacgCTGGTGGTGCATATCAATGAGTCGCAGAAGAGTTGTATGCGGAGGGGGACGGAGCACCCGGCTATGAAGAGGCTGCTGGGGAACAAGACCAAGGGGCAGCCTAATTACAGGATGAACAGGGCTTTGAGGACGGTTCAGGGGGTGAATTATATTTACCAGCTCAGGGGGATGGAGCGGGTGAAGTGGTATGATTTGAACAAAGCGGTCCGTtcgggtggtggggtgagGCACAAGGTGGAGGATTGGAGTTTTGAGAGGGATATTGAGACTGTGGTCGCCATGCCCAAGGTGCCAATTAGGGCCGAGGGGAGTCGGTTagagaagctgaggaggctggttggaaggggttcgtttgaggatgatgaggaggatggcgataggggtgatggtggaggaggaggaggaggaggaggaggaggaggaggagtagggaatggtggtgggagtgatagcggtggtggcggagctGGTGCGAGCCAGGGCCAGTGGAAGCCACCCGAGAAAGACTGGGAGCTCGTGAGGGATACTTACAGTCTGGGGAACGGCCGGTGCTCGTACGATGAGCTCAGAGAGGGAGAAAGTAGGGGGTATGATGCCGATGTGGCCAGCTTCGCGCTGGGAAGCAAcaggggtggaggaagaagaagaggaggtggaatgGCTAGAGGGAGGCGTTCAGGGAGCGTTGCAACGCACACAACCACTACAGGCTACATATCGAACCTATCCACCAGGATCTCAAACCTGTCATCCAGGCTCTCACAACTCCACTCCAACTCTTCAAACATTGCTCGCCCTCCCTCGATTGCCCACTCCAGGGCCATCTTGCCGCTCTTTGTAGGCAGCTCAGATGACGACAGCGAGCTGGTCATCCTAGACTCGAGGCCCATGTCCTTCAACAGAACCACCGAAGCCGCCGACGGAGAGCGCTTACGAGCCATGCTAGACGACCTTCCCCCCGCCAACCCCTCTGCTCAAGGTAGCATGCAAACCCCCCATTCAACAGCCCCAAGAcgctccaccaccacttcttccCTCTTCGTCAGCGGCTACAACACCCCTCTTATCAAAAACTCCAGCACACCAACTCCTCAAGCTCCCCCAAGAACCCCCTCAATGTCAGCCTTGCCCCCTGGCATCGCCCAACCCCCCAGCGGCGGGCTCTTCGTCACCCCTCGCCCCTCcgctcccactcctccccgcctggcaccatcaacaccctccatAAAACGGGAGTCAtccacccccgtccccatAATCCACCCCTCTAGGTCAGGGGAGCAGATCGATCTCACCCAGGACGACGACGCGTCCGAAATCGTGGATTTGACCGAGCAAAACGACGAGGACACCGACGATGACAAGGACAGTGTCATCTCCAGCGATAGTGACGATGATTCCGACAACGAGGAGGACACGCCCGATGCGAACCAGCTCAGAACACCACCTCCTAGCTCACGCAAGAAGCGGGGGCTCGATGATGCAGGGGGTGAGGACGAGGGTAGCCCCAGTaagagggcgaggaatgAATAAATGGGAGTTGAAAAGGGGGTAAAtgggtgggaatgggacTGATTTTCATCTTGATATGCGTTAGTTTGTTGCTTCATATAGGAGACGTTGCATTTAACGGGATATCATGTATGCTGCGTGGGATGGGAGTTAACGTTGAAATTTCATGGGATTTATAGGTCATTTATTTGGGGGGGAGTTCATGTAATTAGTTTATATTACCTAAGGGGGTTTTGCCAATAACAAAAGTGCGTTGATTTACAAATATTCTGCTATGATCGTGAGTAACAAAATCATTTTGTTTCGAGTATAAAAAAGTAAAGACGAGCCAAAAAATTCAAGTTAAACGTGAATGGAAAAAGATATGCAATATCACATGTGCCCACAGCCAGAATCGAACTGACGACCTCATCATTACTAGTGATGCGCTCTACCACTGAGCCATGCGGGCCTattggttgttgctgttgtattacccaccccatccacgCCTTATCATTGTAACCATTCCTCCGTCCTTTGCTCCACCACCCCTATACCTCCCCCCTTTAccttcccccttttgccCTCCGCGTTCATTCCTCCGACCCACCATAGCttcgcaccaccaccttccctcacagcaacaccacatACTACCAGCTCACACAAAAATCACAACGCAACGCATACATTCACCATCAGTTACGTACCAAACCCTCAACCCATATCACACAAAAATTGAATACACATCCCTCCTAATACCCAGCCCCCCTATAATAATTCCCCGCCGCATCATCCCCACCTCCAGCAACCTGCGCACTAGGCGGAACATAAGCCTTatacctcccctcccctccccctcccccagcagcggcaccaccaccagcaccagcagcaccctccccaatccgACTAGGTAACCCCTGCCGAGCATCAAACGCCGGCCCGCTCGGCTTCAACGGCGGAGGCGACATCGTGGTCACCGGCACCGCCGGCCTTGACGTGTACGGACTATCCGGCGCACCACCATATCCCTCACCTCCATACTGCCCACCCGCattcgcagcagcagcataaTAAGGATTGGTCTGCACTCCCCCGGGAACAGCCGGCGGGGGAGCACCCGGAGCACCCGGAGCACTCGGAGCACTCGGCGCACTTGGGCTGGCAGCCGCATAAGGatcgtcgttgttgttggcgctATAAAACGAAGCGTACGACCCGCTCGGATTGTGATGCGCCGCAACAGGCGAGTCATAAACCGAGGTGGACAACTCCTGCGGCCCCCCATAACTTTGCGGACGAGGGTTACCACCCGGGCCCCCTGTTGACGGGGACTGATAAGCCGTGTACTGcccctgaggaggaggcgacaCAGAAGTCTGGATCGGGGCCGGCTGCTGCCCGCTAGACGGCACCCTCTGTTCGTTCGGACGTTGAGGGTatccctgctgctgctgtggcgcttgctgctgctgaggaggttgtggtggtgcctgttgctgaggcgcctgtggtggtgcttgatTTGGCTGGGATGGAATCTCCGCACCCGCAAAATACACCGGCGCAGGAGTTCCCGTCTGAGGAGGACGCTGGAAGttgggagaaggtgaggatggtgggtATTGAGATGATTCTACTCGTATATACAAATCAGCTGTTGCTCAGTTCTAGTTTCGCGATCCCTCCTAAGCGCCAAACTCGGCCAATGCCGTACCTTGTTGAGCAGGGGCAGGAGTGTAGAATCTCTGCGGGTCTTGAGGACCAGATGGACCAGAAGCGTAGCCCTGGCCGGCAGGAGGATACCCTCCAGGAATCTGGGGGCGCATCGCGTATTGGTGATACGTGGGACCAGGAGGGTGAGACATGGACGACTCAAGCAGAGCCTCATAGTCCCTCCTAGCCTTGATGAACTTTTCATTCAGCTGCGTAAAGTCATCTGCACACCCAGTTAGCCAATCCCCATTCGAACACCCTCCTGGAATGCCATACCTTTCTTCTGAGAGTACTTCTCAATCAGCTTGATAAGCTTAGGCCGAATGGCCAACGTCTGGTGATAGAGCTTCTGTGTCGCAAAGTCAGCCTTccactctccaccctccaaaATCCAGCCCAACATACCGATATCTCCTCgttatcctcctccctcggcccAGTATTGCTCGCACTCAACAACGTCAACAACTTCTCCACATTCTTGATCTCAGCAaacacctccgcctccatcTGTGCCTCCCTCTGCAGCTCATCCGGCGTGGGATCGGTCAACTTCTCCACATAATTCAAGGGAAAAATGCCCGTTTTCCCCTTCAAcgaacccctccaccaatcCTTATACACACTCTCCAACACGGCAATCACATCCCCCTTCTTGaactccaactcccccgGCTCCGACGGCAAGAAATCGTACAaagccctcaccctcgacaCCGTCGCCGCCGTAGTCCCAGAAGCAACCGGCTGGATCGGCGCtgccacctcctcctgctgctgctgttgctgctgttgttgttgctgaccCGCACCGGCACTCCCACtggggccagcagcagccgaactactcccaccaactcccttccccttcttcctctcctcctcctgcaagCTCAGCTTGAGCGCCATCtgcaactcctcctcttccttctgcCTATCCACCTCGGTCAAGCTATTCTTCTGCGGCGCGCTAGGAGGGTGCAGCGTGGGGTTGCTCTGCTTCAGGCGATAGTAAGCATCGTACATGATCCCCAGATCCGGATCAGACTTGAACATGTCGCTCCAGtccttcatcctctccagAATCTTCGCCTTGACTTGATTGTGCGTGTTCCGGTCGTTGGCCAGTTTGAGAAGGGCATCGGTAAACGCGCGGGAGGAGAGCTCGCGGTGCATGTTCTTTCCACAGTTTTGGGAGAGGGCGTTTGCGACCTGCACAGGTAAATCATTACTTGTTAGCAAAGGGGCCAaatgtgtgtgtatgtgcgAGTAACAGAAGCAAAATGATAACCCACCTCAAGAGTATACAACTGCACATTCGCATTCCGATGAGCCAGCCTCTTAATCATGCTCTGCACCGCATCCTTGCTCCCATTGGCATCGCTTGCTACCCGGTCGCAAACCTCCATGATGGCTCCCCAGTCCTCGGAAGTAAGATTCTCATCCGTGGCCTTGTCTATTGTTCACTTGGTCAGCATCCCATTTCATCAATCATggacagaaaagaaagacatACTAATGGCCTCATCATACGGcccggccgccgccgctcgGAACATGCTGGGCGAATGTGTTGCTAAGCTTACTATCCCTGGCAGAAAAGACCGATGCGACTCgatcaaaaagaaaactcTTGTGCTATCCCGACCCTTCGGCAGAGAAGATGCGCAGTTTTTTGTCTAGGGTTGGCGGTTTCGGCGTTGctggtaggtggtggtgaaaggTTCCGGAAAGGAAGCTCTGACGTCGGCGTTCGATTGCTTGCTCAAGGTACGGGGACGGATAAGCTCCCCCGCTTCCCGCCCGTCAGTTCGTCGCTGTTATTTCTGTCTGGTCTTTTGGCTCGTCTCGCCAGGAACTGGATAGTATTGCTTTTTGCTGGAAAGACTGATATCTCAAACGGAGGATATCCTCTCTAGGTGCGGTGTGGTGATTGCACAAGGTTGGTATCGATGATGATCAAAGGTCAAGGTTCAAGGTCAAGTGGGCAGTGCACATGTGCCGCGTGGTTGGTCAGGCCTCCCACCAAGAGCATGGTATGGTTACGTAAATACTGCCGCGCACTGCACGCTAACCAGCAGCATCACATGTAAGATACAGTAAAAGCCGTAACAACAGCCGCCGCTTCAACTTGCCGCCCCCCCATTGCGTATGCAGCTTGCGCAGCCACGAAAAGAAAACTCCATCTTGGCCGACAGCTCTTGGACATGTCAAGCTAGCACATGGCAGATTTCCTCTCGAGGTGTCTTGGCCAAAAGCCAGACTCCTACCATTCTCTATCACTCATACACAATCAAGGAAGCAACAATATCAGATCAGATGAACCATGAGGAACAACGTAAAATTGGGGGCTATgtccacacacacacaccctcccccactaGATCATATACAATACAATAATAGAAATATATGGTGTATACAAATGCCATTTGTAAATACACCTCATGCTGATGCTCCAtgcatcctccatctctATCGCTTCCAAACATCCATGTGCTCGCTCCGATGCTATGCCgttcctcttcttgctgtcTGTTTGGTTTTCACAATCTCTTTgccacccacccatcccaacctcaccaatCCCCTATATCCCTAGCATCTCATTCTTTCTGGAAACATAACTCAAAACAAACCAAACCCCCATGTTAAAAAGCAATCGCTCGCTGTTGTTCCTGT encodes the following:
- the HSE1 gene encoding ESCRT-0 subunit protein hse1 (COG:U; EggNog:ENOG503NU90); this translates as MFRAAAAGPYDEAINKATDENLTSEDWGAIMEVCDRVASDANGSKDAVQSMIKRLAHRNANVQLYTLEVANALSQNCGKNMHRELSSRAFTDALLKLANDRNTHNQVKAKILERMKDWSDMFKSDPDLGIMYDAYYRLKQSNPTLHPPSAPQKNSLTEVDRQKEEEELQMALKLSLQEEERKKGKGVGGSSSAAAGPSGSAGAGQQQQQQQQQQQEEVAAPIQPVASGTTAATVSRVRALYDFLPSEPGELEFKKGDVIAVLESVYKDWWRGSLKGKTGIFPLNYVEKLTDPTPDELQREAQMEAEVFAEIKNVEKLLTLLSASNTGPREEDNEEISKLYHQTLAIRPKLIKLIEKYSQKKDDFTQLNEKFIKARRDYEALLESSMSHPPGPTYHQYAMRPQIPGGYPPAGQGYASGPSGPQDPQRFYTPAPAQQESSQYPPSSPSPNFQRPPQTGTPAPVYFAGAEIPSQPNQAPPQAPQQQAPPQPPQQQQAPQQQQGYPQRPNEQRVPSSGQQPAPIQTSVSPPPQGQYTAYQSPSTGGPGGNPRPQSYGGPQELSTSVYDSPVAAHHNPSGSYASFYSANNNDDPYAAASPSAPSAPSAPGAPPPAVPGGVQTNPYYAAAANAGGQYGGEGYGGAPDSPYTSRPAVPVTTMSPPPLKPSGPAFDARQGLPSRIGEGAAGAGGGAAAGGGGGEGRYKAYVPPSAQVAGGGDDAAGNYYRGAGY
- a CDS encoding hypothetical protein (EggNog:ENOG503PABT); the protein is MVFKQSAKEENMSTLVTWRHPDLRFVPGVRVVVEESEEESGEEGSESGSEEGEGEEEEEEEEEEEEEGEGGDDDNELPGAMLDTLMGILTRTPQKAVVKYAKPFPFEKLPGFIQLDIFMKVLFKDGQLIHCVSRLDAFHPPSTFPPEEELERRSGLRHFFFWGPEKDCCVNTDGHEPAEVLALLQVSKRFLFLGTHVFYGLNTFAFSSLGEFHRFCQGSGVARVERIQHVEIVWTGNQHLTAPTYRRVAANGEEVGAPMVPFSRRTHALSWLVDMKRLKTLVVHINESQKSCMRRGTEHPAMKRLLGNKTKGQPNYRMNRALRTVQGVNYIYQLRGMERVKWYDLNKAVRSGGGVRHKVEDWSFERDIETVVAMPKVPIRAEGSRLEKLRRLVGRGSFEDDEEDGDRGDGGGGGGGGGGGGGVGNGGGSDSGGGGAGASQGQWKPPEKDWELVRDTYSLGNGRCSYDELREGESRGYDADVASFALGSNRGGGRRRGGGMARGRRSGSVATHTTTTGYISNLSTRISNLSSRLSQLHSNSSNIARPPSIAHSRAILPLFVGSSDDDSELVILDSRPMSFNRTTEAADGERLRAMLDDLPPANPSAQGSMQTPHSTAPRRSTTTSSLFVSGYNTPLIKNSSTPTPQAPPRTPSMSALPPGIAQPPSGGLFVTPRPSAPTPPRLAPSTPSIKRESSTPVPIIHPSRSGEQIDLTQDDDASEIVDLTEQNDEDTDDDKDSVISSDSDDDSDNEEDTPDANQLRTPPPSSRKKRGLDDAGGEDEGSPSKRARNE
- a CDS encoding hypothetical protein (EggNog:ENOG503P0SY; COG:S); amino-acid sequence: MVKRKRGDDDSSLNVSAVFFKHRDEVFRAIKNAKGRERQRQSKRLKDAKSTPDKKARIEKEIVVLNSLDLHQTAHAHLCSSLLRVKSIAEHEKLPNEIKSGVPKPELTEEERAALHNVTSALYSHAGVKDAVAKALEDVCKALGVSVPEKKGRGKKERLEEKEGVKETSEPKKAKSDKKEKKEKDTKQDKVKDLPVADDSEGEDEDINYGEDVDETVVSRMADLLGSSSEDEDDEEEKMKLAKRQTKTKKALPKELDPMEITSDEEGGDEADSDDDSDDDLDPMQITDDEADEENDNEESEDEFGGFSDSNQSSASDSDSEEEKEEEDQQSDASSSAQSPPPKKSKRAAKVEVNGSTFLPSLMGGYISGSESASDVDLAPTRKNRRGQRARQAIWEKKFKEQAKHLKKQQEKRDSGWDLKRGAVDGDNKPWKKGIKNPFKATGANDVAVKKEEEPPKKDRKRDDLGTLHPSWEARRLAKEKEKLTAPFEGKKITFD